ATTCTTTGGAAAACCGATAAACACCAGATCATGATTTTTTATGAGCCGGGGACTCAATTCAGACTCTGAAATCCACCCGGCTTTCTGCAAGCCAAAAGATTGTGCCAGGAGACCGGCAATCTCCCTGGCGTTGTTTCCGGCCTGTTCGGTAATCACCATCAACACAGATTCCGCTCCCTTTATGGAGTTGACCGATTTCGGAATCTCCGATGGAAACAACCTTCTGAACACGTCCGCCCCGGGATCCAATTCCACAGATTGTGGTTTCCAGGGGACGGTCATTTTGAACCGGGCTTGGGTTCCTCGCAACCATACGGTCTGTGTCAACCGGTCGTCGGTCGAGGTGACCACCAGCTTCAACAGGAGATCATGGGTATCCGATACCTGGCTGATCCGGCCTGAGACGATCCACTCGCCGTTCGAATTCCGCCGGCGCTGTACGTCTTCCAGCACCGGCTGGGGTGCTCCTTTGCGGAAAACCCACTGCTCAAAAAACCGGTCCAACAGACAGGGTTCACCCACACATTCACTCCGGCGTTTGAAAGCCTGACGAAAATCATTCCAGGAAGCCTTCTTAAAGCGTTTTTCCTTGAGTATATCCCGGAGAGCGCCCCAGAATGCCGTTTCACCGACGATCTGGCGAACCATGTGAAACATCATGGCGCCTTTGTCGTAACCGATGACCTTGGTCGGATTGTCTACCCGGCTCCGGAATGCGGCCAGGGGAAAATCCCTGGAGTCATCCACCAGGGTGGCGTAATTCCTAAGCCACTGACGGCGATGCTCGGCGGCTTTCTGCCCTGATATACGTTCCTGATACAGATAATCGGCCACATAGGAGGTCAGCCCTTCGCTCCAATTGCCGGTACTGTGGTCCACCAGAACACCGTTTCCCCACCAGCAATGGGCAATTTCATGCCCGAGGCTCGTGGCTATGATAAACGGCAGCCTGAGGACACGACCGCCCACTAAGGTATACGATGGAAAGCCATAACCGGTGGGAAAGAAATTCTCCACAACGGCAAATTTAGCAAAGGGATACGGGCCGAACAGAGCCTCGTACATTTCGATGTAACGCTCCACGGCGTCCAGATAGCGATCCGACAGGGGTTGGATTTCCTGGAAAAAATAGGTGCTAATAGAGATTTCCCCCATTGATCGTTCCCGAACCGTATAACGGCCCGCGCTCAGGGCCAATGCTTTAACGGCCCGCTGAATCTCCCATTCGGATACAGTCCGGCGACCTTCTGCCCTGCGGACAACGGATCGACCGCTGGTTACCGCCACCACACCCTCGGGCGCATCGACCCGGATTCGGAAGGATGCCCATTCCGAGGCGATGTGAGGGTACCACCCGGCTCCAGCCAACAGAAACGTTCCCTTTTCTGAAACAATCCCTGTAACCCCGTATCCCGGATTATCGGTATTTACCGGTGTCTCAGGGTATGGGTCGTCAAAAACCGCAGAATAAGCAATGGTGAGCCGGATTTCGGATTCGGCTGCCGCCGTCGGTACTGTAATATTTACCCGCCCCCTCGAAACACGATACACTGCCGGATCCCCATTGATTTCAACGATTTCCAGATCCGCATGTTCAGAAATATAAAAGGTCAACTCGCTCCGGCCGGTGGCCCGCATGCGCATCCGGTCCCGACCGGCGAGTCGATGCGTATCCGGATGCAGCGTGATCTGAAGATCGTGGTGCACACTGGGGATGGGCTTGGAACCTCCGTGGACACGGGTTGTTGTCAGGATAGTGATGATCACGAACAGTGCCCCAATTCCTGCCACCATTCCATATATGCGATGTTTCACGTTGCATGAAGTCATATTTTTTCCCGGATATTCGATTTCTGATGTAATATTTTCATAATAGTAAAGTAAGACATATTTCGCTGTTGTCAGCCGGACATCCAGAACCCCTAGTCAGCACCGACTTTAAAATGTAATTAACCCACCGGTTTGCGGGACGCCCCTCAAATTATAAGTTTCTATCGTGCTTGAGCCAAGCTGTCCGGTAAAATAAAATCACCAAGCAGGGTATCGGGTAGGGTGATTGTAAAGATTATTTATATTGCGTATAAAAGTAAAAATATGTGGACGTTCATAGATTAATATGTCATGCAGTAAAAAGAACTTTAACCATCAAATTGTTCAACAAATAATTGGTTTTGAAAAAACGATATCTTGAAGATCTAAATGAAGGAGAGCCTCTCCAGTGCCATACTGTTCTTTTCACCCGGGATTCGATAATTGATTTCGCTAAAAAATTTGATCCACAGCCATTTCATATTGACGAAACGCATGCAAGCGAATCAATTTTCGGTGGTTTGATTGCATCATCCCTTCATATACTATCAGCATGTACCAAAGTTGTTGTTGAAGCACAAAACAATATAGCAATATTGAGTGGTGTAGGTATGGATCAAGTCAAAATGTTTAACCCGGTTCGCCCGGGAGATGTTTTGACAGTCAATGCATGGTGGACTGATATTAAGCAATCACAAAGTAAACCAGATAGAGGGTTTGCTTCTATTAAATGCAAGGTTTCTAATCAAGATGAACAACCAGTAATCGAATATGGCTATCATTATTTAATAGCGTTTTCGCAAACCAGCCCATCCGCCCGATAAAATTTCGCTGGCGCTCCAATCCGCAGATGATGGCATAACTAAAAATGTGGTCAAGTCCACTCTTGACTTTTTTTGATTGAATCTTTCAACTTTTCCATTTGTAGGGCTAAATCTCGATCTTCGGTTCATCGCTTTTTCATGCGCTCGAACACA
The Thermodesulfobacteriota bacterium DNA segment above includes these coding regions:
- a CDS encoding M1 family aminopeptidase, yielding MTSCNVKHRIYGMVAGIGALFVIITILTTTRVHGGSKPIPSVHHDLQITLHPDTHRLAGRDRMRMRATGRSELTFYISEHADLEIVEINGDPAVYRVSRGRVNITVPTAAAESEIRLTIAYSAVFDDPYPETPVNTDNPGYGVTGIVSEKGTFLLAGAGWYPHIASEWASFRIRVDAPEGVVAVTSGRSVVRRAEGRRTVSEWEIQRAVKALALSAGRYTVRERSMGEISISTYFFQEIQPLSDRYLDAVERYIEMYEALFGPYPFAKFAVVENFFPTGYGFPSYTLVGGRVLRLPFIIATSLGHEIAHCWWGNGVLVDHSTGNWSEGLTSYVADYLYQERISGQKAAEHRRQWLRNYATLVDDSRDFPLAAFRSRVDNPTKVIGYDKGAMMFHMVRQIVGETAFWGALRDILKEKRFKKASWNDFRQAFKRRSECVGEPCLLDRFFEQWVFRKGAPQPVLEDVQRRRNSNGEWIVSGRISQVSDTHDLLLKLVVTSTDDRLTQTVWLRGTQARFKMTVPWKPQSVELDPGADVFRRLFPSEIPKSVNSIKGAESVLMVITEQAGNNAREIAGLLAQSFGLQKAGWISESELSPRLIKNHDLVFIGFPKNQGLTSPIPSPVSVEMDAFTLGSRRYNSSNDTIFAAFPHPESDDRTAGLLFSPGGRLDVRTVMKLTHYGRYSYLAFENGQNRDRGTWPVTVSPLIFDWKEKVLK
- a CDS encoding MaoC/PaaZ C-terminal domain-containing protein, producing the protein MKKRYLEDLNEGEPLQCHTVLFTRDSIIDFAKKFDPQPFHIDETHASESIFGGLIASSLHILSACTKVVVEAQNNIAILSGVGMDQVKMFNPVRPGDVLTVNAWWTDIKQSQSKPDRGFASIKCKVSNQDEQPVIEYGYHYLIAFSQTSPSAR